CGTCATGATAAAAATTCCCGGCACCGAGCGGGGTTGGCCCGCGATCGAACACAGTCTGGCCGCGGGCATCAACGTTAATATCACCTTGTTGTTTTCGGTCGAGCATCACCGTGAGGTGGCTGAAGCCTACATGCGTGCACTGGAACAAAGGCTCGGCAGGGATTTGCCGATAAACCGTATCGCCTCGGTCGCGTCTTTCTTTGTCAGTCGCGTGGATTCGATCATCGAGAAACGCCTGCAAGGCCGTGAAAGCGACCTGCGGCGATTTGCCGGCAAGGTCGGTATCGCCAATGCGCGCCTGGCCTATGCGCTATTCGAGGAGTTGACCGGCAGCGATCGCTGGCGCGCCCTTGCCGATTCAGGTGCGCGGGTGCAACGTCCGCTGTGGGCGAGCACCGGTACTAAAAATCCGCGGTTTTCCGATGTCTTATACGTTGACAGTCTGATCGGGCCGGATACCATCAACACGCTGCCGCCGGAAACGCTTGCGGCGTTCGAGCAACACGGCACGGTCGCGGAGACGCTGACCGGGCACGCTCGCGAGTCGCAGGATCTCATGGATGCGCTCGAAGACGCGGGCGTCAGTTTCGCCGACATCGCGCGCGTGCTCGAAGACGAAGGCATCGCGACTTTTGCAAAAGCCTACGACGGGCTGCTCGACGTGATCGCGAAAAAGCGTCGCGAACTGACCGCTGCAACCAATGCGAAACCTGATTAGCGATGAAGCTCAGCAAGATCCAAAAACAGCGTCATTCCCGCGAAGGCGGGAATCCAGTCGGCACCCACGCAACGGCACTGGATGCCCGCCTTCGCGGGCATGACGAACTGGCTGACACCGTAATGCAACTGGGAATGATGGGTGAGAAAGTGCTGCAAACTGGCCACTGAAGTGGTGTGAAATACACGGAGATACCATCATGCAACTGGGAATGATCGGATTGGGTCGC
The DNA window shown above is from Gammaproteobacteria bacterium and carries:
- the tal gene encoding transaldolase; its protein translation is MNDIPTTATARKAGRMHQLLQLGQSVWLDYLRRDMLRSGQLEALIERGLRGMTSNPSIFEKAIGEHTDYDDALRDMGAGLSDIEVFERLAVADVQGAADQLRQVYDDSDGADGFVSLEVSPGLARDTDGTIEEARRLWKWVDRPNVMIKIPGTERGWPAIEHSLAAGINVNITLLFSVEHHREVAEAYMRALEQRLGRDLPINRIASVASFFVSRVDSIIEKRLQGRESDLRRFAGKVGIANARLAYALFEELTGSDRWRALADSGARVQRPLWASTGTKNPRFSDVLYVDSLIGPDTINTLPPETLAAFEQHGTVAETLTGHARESQDLMDALEDAGVSFADIARVLEDEGIATFAKAYDGLLDVIAKKRRELTAATNAKPD